The Pochonia chlamydosporia 170 chromosome 1, whole genome shotgun sequence genome window below encodes:
- a CDS encoding general amino-acid permease GAP1 (similar to Aspergillus terreus NIH2624 XP_001213488.1) — translation MSSKDEALDSSAMEKGHTTALEGTSQVIPKEVTIERSGNFMTRNGLNLESFQKAHYGPGHVELDRPMKPRHLNMIAIGGSIGAGFFVGSGGALSKGGPGSLFLDFLIIGIMMFNVVYALGELAVMYPVSGAFYTYSTRFIDPSWGFAMGWNYVFQWAVVLPLELTVCGLTIQYWNEDISVGVWIAVFLAAIIIINLFGALGYAEEEFFSSVFKLCATVIFMIIAFVLVLGGGPKSGRYDEYWGARYWYDPGAFKNGFKGFCAVFVTAAFSFSGTELVGLAAAEAKNPVKSLPSAIKQVFWRITLFYILGLFFVGLLIDSNDPSLLSSQAFSDVKTSPFVLVGKYAGLKGFDHFMNLTILISVLSIGVSGVYGGSRTLTALAQQGYAPKIFTYIDKSGRPLFSVILIIACGFLGFVSLNNNGPVVFDWLLALSGLAAIFTWGSICLAHIRFRKAWKYHGHTLDEIPFKAIGGVYGSWLGLALCALVLIAQFYTAIVAPPGESGMGTVEGFFKSYLAFPVVLFFWVVGYLWKRTGWLRTEQMDVDTGRRELDWDEINAYRAKVASWPAWRRLLHHTF, via the exons ATGTCGTCCAAAGACGAGGCTCTCGACTCCAGTGCCATGGAGAAGGGCCACACAACTGCCCTCGAGGGTACTTCTCAAGTCATCCCTAAAGAAGTAACCATTGAGCGCAGCGGAAACTTCATGACCCGAAATGGTTTGAATCTCGAATCATTCCAGAAGGCTCATTACGGCCCCGGCCATGTTGAGCTGGATCGCCCCATGAAGCCCAGACATCTGAATatgattgccattggcggtTCTATCGGTGCCGGTTTCTTCGTTGGTTCTGGTGGTGCTTTGAGCAAAGGT GGTCCCGGTAGTCTGTTCCTCGATTTCCTCATCATTGGTATCATGATGTTCAATGTCG TGTACGCCCTTGGTGAACTCGCTGTCATGTATCCCGTTTCTGGTGCCTTCTATACCTATTCGACTCGTTTCATCGATCCCTCCTGGGGTTTCGCCATGGGTTGGAATTATGTCTTCCAGTGGGCCGTCGTCTTGCCTCTCGAACTTACGGTGTGCGGTCTTACTATCCAATACTGGAACGAGGACATCTCAGTCGGTGTTTGGATTGCtgtcttcctcgccgccattATTATTATCAACTTATTTGGTGCTCTTGGCTATGCTGAAGAGGAATTTTTCTCGTCGGTCTTTAAGCTGTGCGCTACCGTCATCTTCATGATTATCGCCTTTGTCCTAGTCCTCGGTGGTGGACCTAAGAGTGGGCGATATGACGAGTACTGGGGCGCCCGATACTGGTATGACCCTGGCGCGTTTAAGAACGGCTTTAAGGGTTTCTGCGCAGTCTTTGTTACCGccgccttctccttctctggAACTGAGCTGGTtggtcttgctgctgctgaagctaAGAATCCAGTGAAGTCCTTGCCAAGTGCTATTAAGCAGGTATTTTGGCGTATTACGCTCTTCTATAtccttggcctcttcttTGTTGGTCTTCTTATCGACAGCAACGACCCTTCACTGCTCTCATCGCAGGCTTTCAGCGATGTTAAGACTTCTCCCTTTGTTTTGGTTGGCAAGTATGCTGGACTCAAAGGATTTGACCACTTTATGAACTTGACGATCCTTATCTCGGTCCTATCTATTGGCGTTTCTGGTGTCTATGGCGGCTCTCGAACTCTTACTGCCTTGGCACAGCAGGGTTATGCCCCCAAGATCTTTACTTATATTGACAAGTCTGGCCGCCCTCTCTTCTCGGTTATCCTTATCATCGCTTGTGGATTTCTCGGATTTGTGAGCTTGAACAATAATGGACCCGTTGTTTTCGACTGGCTCCTGGCGTTGTCCGGACTTGCAGCCATCTTTACCTGGGGTTCCATTTGTCTGGCCCATATCCGCTTCCGCAAGGCTTGGAAGTATCACGGCCACACTTTGGATGAAATCCCTTTCAAGGCCATTGGAGGTGTCTATGGCTCTTGGCTCGGCCTTGCTCTTTGCGCTCTCGTTCTGATTGCCCAG TTCTACACCGCCATCGTTGCTCCGCCTGGTGAATCTGGCATGGGCACTGTTGAGGGCTTCTTCAAGTCGTACCTTGCCTTCCCTGTtgtcttgttcttctggGTGGTCGGTTACTTGTGGAAGCGAACTGGCTGGCTTCGGACTGAGCAGATGGATGTCGATACTGGCCGTCGAGAGTTGGACTGGGATGAAATCAACGCCTACCGAGCCAAGGTTGCCTCGTGGCCAGCTTGGCGACGACTCCTTCATCACACCTTCTAA
- a CDS encoding membrane protein (similar to Coccidioides immitis RS XP_001244974.1), with protein MSSDEVKPNQEAAAAETAQPQREHVDADPSIYTDRPSGWMYRSIRIFGTETWYASPKVQLLMISLVCFLCPGMYNSLTGLGGAGQVNRDAQNKASIALYSTFAVVGFFAGTFANRLGLRLTVGVGGLGYCIYAASFLCYNHTQNEGFVIFAGAFLGVCAGLLWCAQGAIMMSYPSEESKGRYISWFWIIFNLGAVIGALIPLAQLVNQKKQAPANDGTYIAFIVLMVLGAGLSALLCNANAVIREDNTKVILMKNPTFVSEFVGLWETLISDPWIVLLFPMFFSSNIFYTYQNNAMNAAHFNPRTRALNNLLYWLAQIFGAVVNGYALDIQGVRRSVRARVSFIVLFALTFLIWGLGWYWQEQQVSRAYIETEGSGWSEDMLVDWTDGGKKFIGPMFLYFFYGFYDAIWQTDVYWYMGSLSNSGRKAANLAGFYKGLQSGAAAIFWSMDERHLDFNTIFGATWGCLGGSLLFAAPLIWWRIKDHVSIEEDLKFSDETIEDVIAGPKEKKLEGEA; from the exons ATGAGTTCCGACGAGGTCAAGCCAAACCAAGAGGCTGCTGCCGCCGAGACGGCACAGCCTCAGCGAGAACATGTAGACGCCGATCCATCCATCTACACCGATCGACCGTCAGGCTGGATGTACAGGAGCATTCGAATCTTTGGCACTGAGACTTGGTATGCCTCTCCCAAGGTCCAGTTGCTCATGATTTCTCTTGTGTGCTTCCTGTGTCCCGGCATGTACAACTCTCTTACCGgtcttggtggtgctggtcaAGTCAACCGTGACGCCCAGAACAAGGCCAGCATCGCACTTTACAGTACATTTGCTGTCGTTGGCTTCTTCGCTGGTACCTTCGCCAACCGCCTTGGCTTGAGGTTGACTGTGGGAGTTGGAGGCCTTGGTTATTGCATCTACGCTGCCTCGTTTCTTTGCTACAATCACACTCAGAATGAGGGCTTTGTCATTTTCGCTGGTGCCTTTCTTGGTGTGTGTGCCGGTCTACTCTGGTGTGCACAGGGTGCCATTATGATGTCCTACCCTTCAGAGGAGAGCAAAGGCAGGTATATTTCATGGTTTTGGATCATTTTTAACCTAGGTGCTGTTATTGGCGCTCTT ATTCCTTTGGCCCAGCTGGTCAATcaaaagaagcaagctcCCGCCAATGACGGTACCTACATTgccttcatcgtcctcatgGTACTTGGCGCCGGATTATCTGCCCTTCTTTGCAACGCCAACGCAGTTATCCGAGAGGATAACACCAAGGTCATCTTGATGAAGAACCCCACCTTCGTTTCCgaatttgttggtttgtgggAGACACTGATATCAGATCCTTGGATTGTCCTCCTGTTCCCAATGTTCTTCTCCTCGAACATTTTCTACACTTACCAAAACAACGCAATGAACGCTGCCCACTTCAACCCTCGTACGCGTGCCCTCAACAACCTCTTGTATTGGCTAGCCCAGATTTTTGGCGCTGTTGTCAATGGTTACGCGCTCGATATTCAAGGCGTCCGTCGCAGCGTTCGCGCTAGAGTGTCTTTCATTGTTCTGTTCGCCCTGACGTTTCTCATCTGGGGTCTTGGGTGGTACTGGCAAGAACAACAGGTCTCACGGGCGTATATTGAAACCGAGGGCTCTGGATGGAGCGAGGATATGCTTGTGGATTGGACTGACGGTGGCAAGAAATTTATTGGACCTATGTTCCTTTATTTCTTTTACGGCTTCTATGACGCAATCTGGCAGACCGATGTTTACTG GTATATGGGATCTCTTTCGAATTCTGGCCGCAAGGCAGCCAACTTAGCCG GTTTCTACAAAG GGCTACAGAGTGGAGCAGCGGCCATCTTCTGGTCTATGGACGAGAGACATCTCGACTTTAATACGATTTTCGGCGCTACTTGGGGTTGTTTGGGTGGTTCATTACTTTTTGCAGCCCCTCTCATCTGGTGGCGAATCAAGGACCACGTCTCAATTGAAGAGGATCTTAAGTTTAGTGACGAGACGATTGAAGACGTTATTGCTGGccccaaggagaagaaattAGAAGGCGAGGCATAA
- a CDS encoding ribosomal protein YMR-31, mitochondrial (similar to Metarhizium robertsii ARSEF 23 XP_007818852.1), producing the protein MIGTRALRQAAAHAERTPLIKFIGPRSIPSSVDHTPRPHPASPTGTLPDSFAAYGNGSTAARHASFSSYRDHAQQHGPLQKTIRNTESGVGGSSGSQLGSISPPSGVFFDVSELPARFRRAPIDLAEIEAVESGGAALV; encoded by the exons ATGATTGGAACCCGAGCTCTCCGTCAGGCTGCTGCGCATGCCGAGCGAACTCCTCTGATCAAGTTCATTGGGCCTCGATCTATCCCTT CTTCTGTCGACCACACACCCAGGCCACACCCCGCGTCTCCCACGGGAACTTTGCCCGACTCTTTCGCTGCCTATGGCAATGGTTCTACGGCCGCTCGACACGCCTCATTCAGTTCTTACCGTGACCATGCCCAGCAGCACGGACCTCTTCAGAAGACGATTCGCAATACGGAGAGTGGTGTCGGAGGCAGCTCTGGATCGCAGCTTGGCTCTATCAGCCCTCCATCTGGGGTCTTCTTCGACGTCTCTGAGCTTCCAGCCAGATTTCGCAGAGCACCTATTGATCTAGCAGAGATTGAAGCCGTTGAGTCCGGCGGTGCTGCTTTGGTCTAG
- a CDS encoding actin filament organization protein App1-like protein (similar to Metarhizium robertsii ARSEF 23 XP_007818853.2): MAHNDYSPSNLASAMQLRTRKENKFDEIESSLAHAKSSTVPLAQGQSRLASWLNRFNVLQPFAKPATNEDIVWLFDNTAYESPRTGTWQAEFVAAVFEREDKDTLMDMVTGVVRAVGLADDAAERETVEERVLPFLWDIRPARTVIATQNRKSLKLGPTNINGLSSNELKVPNNNRGSLVKTSTKIGGGRGSITNMQTYYAGDDGWGIISDIDDTIKVTMTSDPIGILRETFISSPTPVPGMPELYGQIASFLPKDTAWFYLSASPYNLYPFLKQFRKQYYPPGTLILRDSSWKTVAGLLSALTLRTEEYKVDRMKKINTWLPKRKMIVIGDSTQSDPEAYGEVYRTVPGWIQLILIRKATDVAAVGIDEKNEPERFEKAFQDIPRDAWHVFEDPAECVEIIKRTIQEGE, translated from the exons ATGGCGCACAATGACTACAGCCCGTCAAACCTCGCCAGCGCGATGCAGTTgcgaacaagaaaagaaaacaaattCGACGAGATCGAATCCAGTCTCGCCCATGCCAAAAGCTCTACAGTGCCACTAGCACAAGGCCAGTCACGCCTAGCCAGCTGGCTCAATCGATTCAATGTACTACAGCCATTTGCGAAACCTGCTACTAATGAAGACATTGTTTGGCTCTTCGACAACACTGCCTACGAGTCCCCGAGAACTGGGACATGGCAGGCAGAGTTCGTGGCCGCCGTCTTTGAGCGTGAGGACAAGGATACTCTCATGGACATGGTGACAGGAGTCGTCCGTGCTGTGGGATTagcagatgatgctgctgaacGGGAGACGGTCGAGGAGAGAGTGCTTCCATTTCTCTGGGATATTCGTCCAGCAAGAACCGTGATCGCTACCCAGAACAGGAAGTCGTTGAAGCTAGGaccaaccaacatcaacggGTTATCGTCAAATGAGTTAAAAGTCCCCAACAATAATAGGGGTTCACTTGTAAAGACATCTACCAAGATTGGCGGTGGTCGGGGAAGCATCACCAATATGCAGACCTACTATGCgggagatgatggctggGGAATCATATCAG ACATAGATGACACAATCAAGGTGACAATGACGAGCGATCCCATTGGCATTCTTCGCGAAACATTCATCAGCTCTCCTACTCCTGTTCCCGGAATGCCCGAGCTTTATGGGCAGATAGCGTCATTCTTACCAAAGGACACAGCTTGGTTCTATCTTTCAGCGTCACCATACAACCTGTATCCATTCTTAAAACAGTTTCGCAAGCAGTATTATCCACCGGGCACGCTTATCCTTAGGGACTCAAGCTGGAAGACAGTCGCCGGGTTGCTTTctgccttgacattgaggacAGAAGAATATAAGGTGGATCGGATGAAAAAGATCAATACCTGGCTGCCGAAGAGGAAAATGATTGTTATTGGAGATTCTACGCAATCAGACCCAGAAGCGTATGGAGAGGT GTATCGGACAGTACCCGGATGGATTCAACTCATTCTGATACGAAAGGCGACCGATGTTGCTGCGGTCGGAATTGACGAGAAGAATGAACCGGAGAGGTTTGAAAAGGCCTTCCAGGACATTCCCCGTGACGCCTGGCATGTGTTTGAGGACCCAGCAGAATGTGTGGAAATCATAAAGCGGACAATTCAGGAAGGAGAATAA
- a CDS encoding MFS transporter (similar to Neosartorya fischeri NRRL 181 XP_001264664.1), which yields MNQSSSDKLPVDAAQLEERIGEPTKDGLLGPDDVRIADASSLHSGEDILALQDLDPVLNMKMHLVNNAIDEIGWTPYHLKLFFLNGFGYAVDSMILLFQSIVAGPAYREFRSGYANALTIAVYCGMLTGAIFWGFSADIIGRKYAFNISLFMCSVCCIVAGAMPSWPSLALFIALLGFGGGGNLIMDTTVFLEYLPSNKQWLLTFLACWWGFGQAITGFIGWGFLVPAKWNCSADAATCSKDENWGWRYCLFTGGALVLAMSLLRVTVVRLRETPKYLLGMGQDEKVIETFHYLATKYNRPCSLTLEKLQACGTIRAVQNSKGFSVQQSLVHFSGLFSTKKVAISTVMIWLSWTLIGLAYPLFYVFLPTYLENHGLKFQRTQFETWRNYAITNICGIPGPIIAGFMCNTRILGRKYTMSIGALITMAFFFAYTAVKTSVQDLAFTCLIACFLNIYYGTLYAYTPEVLPSAHRGTGNGVAVACNRIMGIVSAVVASEADTATSAPLYVCAAIFIVAAIVSALFPFEPYGRRSS from the exons ATGAATCAATCAAGTTCAGACAAGTTGCCCGTCGACGCTGCCCAGCTGGAGGAGAGAATCGGCGAACCGACCAAGGATGGACTCTTGGGGCCTGACGATGTCCGCATTGCCGACGCATCCTCACTGCATAGTGGTGAGGATATTCTTGCGCTTCAAGACCTCGACCCTGTTTTGAACATGAAGATGCACCTCGTCAATAAT GCAATCGATGAAATTGGGTGGACTCCATATCacctcaagctcttcttcctcaatgGCTTCGG ATATGCCGTAGATTCCATGATTCTGCTCTTCCAGTCCATTGTTGCGGGACCGGCTTATCGCGAGTTTCGCAGCGGTTACGCAAACGCCCTCACAATTGCTGTGTACTGCGGCATGCTTACAGGTGCCATTTTCTGGGGATTTAGTGCCGATATCATTGGCCGCAAATACGCCTTCAATATCTCACTCTTCATGTGCTCAGTGTGCTGCATCGTCGCCGGTGCCATGCCCAGCTGGCCATCCCTGGCCCTCTTCATCGCCCTACTGGGCTTCGGCGGAGGTGGCAACCTGATCATGGACACGACCGTTTTCCTTGAATATCTCCCCAGTAACAAGCAATGGCTTCTTACATttcttgcttgttggtggGGTTTTGGTCAGGCCATTACGGGATTTATTGGCTGGGGCTTTCTCGTTCCTGCAAAGTGGAATTGCAGTGCCGACGCTGCAACCTGCTCCAAGGATGAAAATTGGGGCTGGCGATATTGTCTCTTCACCGGAGGAGCATTAGTTCTGGCCATGTCTCTTCTCCGGGTAACTGTGGTTCGACTACGGGAGACTCCAAAGTACCTTCTTGGCATGGGTCAGGACGAAAAGGTAATTGAGACCTTTCACTACCTAGCCACGAAGTACAATCGCCCTTGTTCCTTGACATTGGAGAAACTCCAGGCTTGTGGAACAATTCGAGCTGTGCAAAACTCCAAAGGCTTCTCGGTGCAACAATCTCTGGTACATTTCAGTGGTCTTTTCTCAACTAAGAAAGTTGCCATTTCTACGGTCATGATTTGGCTTTCCTGGACTCTAATTGGCTTGGCTTATCCCTTGTTCTATGTTTTCCTACC TACATATCTTGAAAACCACGGGTTGAAGTTCCAAAGAACGCAATTCGAAACATGGCGTAATTATGCCATTACTAACATATGTGGTATTCCTGGTCCCATAATTGCTGGATTCATGTGTAACACCCGGATACTAGGTCGGAAGTATACCATGAGCATTGGCGCGCTTATTACCATGGCATTTTTCTTTGCTTACACAGCAGTAAAAACCTCGGTACAGGACTTGGCTTTTACCTGTTTGATTGCTTGCTTCCTCAACATTTACTACGGCACTCTCTACGCATATACGCCAGAAGTCCTTCCTAGCGCCCATAGAGGAACGGGAAATGGAGTTGCAGTAGCATGCAATCGCATCATGGGTATTGTCTCTGCTGTGGTAGCTTCGGAGGCAGATACAGCGACGTCTGCGCCGCTGTACGTTTGCGCCGCTATATTCATTGTAGCAGCCATAGTTTCTGCACTCTTCCCCTTTGAGCCATACGGCCGACGAAGCTCATGA
- a CDS encoding DnaJ, subfamily C (similar to Metarhizium robertsii ARSEF 23 XP_007818856.1) produces the protein MPAPRHIARLNICPRCSPYSVQAAGTRVFHSVAPRNIPQVPGDKEPPDNKTLPVDKRRAAEKAEQGPLARRLEEATEEALLTGGSAGRRAIEDAGFSDELKEKLLDKIADAKFRKQYSGAFTQAGIASSTIESGRHRGGSHPWTGTETTEDAVLRMLNDSRKPLKPEDRGKFQPPVVDTRIRRSIPQSPGQRAASARDKAGMYVGMDMKSTKGLSSEEREEMKAELRERFQPAARSVPVSISGLTALANQRIEDAIARGQFKDLPRGKEMEQDPRANNPFIDTTEYIMNKMIQRQEIVPPWIEKQQELTKTARIFRERLRNDWKRHASRMIASRGGSLEEQMSRASAFASAEAAHNPRFKAVSQGVVSSSATYDPVMVNGLKEFAGREEQTPVEGPDSSAAVNLLQRPFRDAAWVQAEMAYMNLSIENLNSMTRSYNLMAPELAKKPYFSLERELNSCYADVAPLVANEIKVRAVGRTTVGKTPHSRVKDDSNFMEKLIGKDSVKIHLEADEKAYGLKEWWRDFWQRK, from the coding sequence ATGCCAGCGCCTCGTCACATCGCAAGACTCAACATATGTCCTCGTTGCTCTCCATATTCAGTGCAGGCTGCTGGCACCCGAGTCTTTCACTCTGTTGCTCCCAGGAATATCCCACAAGTACCGGGAGATAAAGAACCTCCAGACAATAAAACACTTCCAGTCGACAAAAGGAGAGCCGCAGAGAAAGCAGAACAAGGTCCACTGGCACGCCGACTAGAAGAAGCCACAGAAGAGGCCCTTTTGACGGGTGGTTCAGCTGGGCGGCGCGCAATCGAGGATGCCGGGTTTTCGGATGAGCTTAAAGAGAAGCTTTTAGATAAAATCGCAGATGCCAAGTTCAGAAAGCAATACTCTGGCGCATTTACCCAAGCAGGCATTGCATCGTCAACAATCGAAAGCGGGCGGCACCGTGGCGGCTCGCATCCTTGGACAGGGACTGAGACTACTGAAGATGCAGTCCTCAGAATGCTAAATGACTCCAGAAAGCCATTGAAGCCCGAAGATCGAGGCAAATTCCAGCCACCTGTTGTGGACACGCGGATTCGACGCAGCATACCACAGTCACCTGGTCAGAGAGCAGCCAGTGCTCGAGATAAGGCCGGTATGTATGTCGGCATGGATATGAAATCAACAAAAGGCTTGAGCAGTGAAGAGAGGGAAGAAATGAAGGCAGAACTACGAGAGCGTTTCCAGCCTGCCGCCAGGAGCGTGCCCGTCTCCATCTCGGGTTTAACTGCATTAGCAAATCAGCGCATCGAGGATGCAATCGCCAGGGGCCAGTTCAAAGATTTGCCTCGCGGCAAAGAGATGGAACAAGACCCGAGGGCAAATAATCCATTCATTGATACCACGGAGTACATTATGAACAAAATGATACAGCGCCAAGAGATTGTTCCTCCATGGATTGAAAAGCAACAAGAATTAACGAAAACCGCAAGAATATTTCGTGAGCGCCTGAGGAACGATTGGAAGAGGCATGCCTCTAGGATGATAGCTTCGCGAGGAGGCTCACTCGAGGAGCAGATGAGCCGAGCATCAGCGTTTGCGAGCGCTGAGGCGGCCCATAACCCACGATTCAAAGCCGTGAGCCAAGGGGTGGTGTCTTCCAGCGCCACCTACGACCCTGTTATGGTGAATGGATTAAAAGAATTCGCAGGTAGAGAAGAGCAGACTCCGGTAGAGGGCCCAGACAGCTCGGCGGCCGTCAACCTGCTGCAAAGGCCGTTTCGTGATGCAGCTTGGGTGCAAGCTGAAATGGCCTATATGAACCTATCAATCGAAAATCTTAATAGCATGACCAGGAGTTACAATCTTATGGCTCCTGAGCTCGCCAAGAAGCCATACTTCTCACTAGAAAGGGAGCTGAACTCGTGCTATGCGGATGTCGCGCCGCTTGTCGCCAACGAGATTAAGGTACGGGCGGTGGGCCGCACTACAGTCGGCAAGACACCGCATTCGAGGGTCAAAGATGATTCAAATTTTATGGAGAAGTTAATTGGTAAAGATAGTGTGAAGATTCACCTGGAGGCGGATGAAAAGGCTTATGGCTTGAAGGAAT